The Nostoc sp. NIES-3756 DNA window CTTCTGATGCACCAGCTAAACCAGCTAAACCACCAGCTAACGCCATCACCAGCATGATAGTATTTTTGACGGAAATTCGGGCATAATGGGCGGCTGTGGGGTTAAAACCAACGGCTGCGATTTGGTATCCTAGAGGCGATCGTGCTAATAATATCCAAAATATTCCGGCGGTAATTAAGGCTAGTAGAATACCTGCATGGGCTAGACTCTGGGGTAAGATAATCGGCAATTGTGCAGATTTAGCAATTAATGGTGAGTAAGGACTAGGTGCGGCTGGTGCTTTTAAGGGGTTCTGCACCAAGTAGCTGACTAAGTTTACAGCGATGTAATTAAGTAATAGGGTAGTGATAACTTCATTGACTCCCCGTACCGCCTTGAGATAACCAGGTATCCAACCCCAAACTGCACCAAACCCAAACCCAACCACAAGTGCTAAAGGTATGTGTATGATGGCAGGTAATCCTTGCACATATAAACCAATTAAAGTGCTACCCAACGCCCCAAGGTAAATTTGTCCTTCGCCACCGATATTAAATTGACCAGCCTGTAATGCTATTAATACCCCTAAACTGGTGAATAGTAGGGGTGTCATTTTGGTGAGCGTATTACCAAACCCGAAATAAGTAGAGAGAGATTCTTGAAATAAAGCAGTGTAGGCGGTGATGGGGTTTGCTCCAGCGATGAGGATAAGTATAGCGCCGACAATAAGAGCAGAGCCTATGGCAATTAGCGGTGATAGGATGGGTACTAGTTGAGGATGAATCCGATTAGATAGTGTCATTTATAGTCAAAATAACCTAGAAATCTCATGAGGTTATTTTATGTAGCCCT harbors:
- a CDS encoding ABC transporter permease; this encodes MTLSNRIHPQLVPILSPLIAIGSALIVGAILILIAGANPITAYTALFQESLSTYFGFGNTLTKMTPLLFTSLGVLIALQAGQFNIGGEGQIYLGALGSTLIGLYVQGLPAIIHIPLALVVGFGFGAVWGWIPGYLKAVRGVNEVITTLLLNYIAVNLVSYLVQNPLKAPAAPSPYSPLIAKSAQLPIILPQSLAHAGILLALITAGIFWILLARSPLGYQIAAVGFNPTAAHYARISVKNTIMLVMALAGGLAGLAGASEVMGLKYRLFEQVSPGYGFDAIAIAFLSRGSISGVVLTSLFFAALRSGANVMQRSAGVPVTVVYAIQGLTVLFIAISLAVERQMKTQRNAKV